Proteins encoded together in one Solanum lycopersicum chromosome 7, SLM_r2.1 window:
- the LOC101260449 gene encoding pollen-specific leucine-rich repeat extensin-like protein 1, with protein sequence MELDGDSPPIWSQATTTLLRQRRRQPPSPPIINPVILILLIPILALLVLFFLVPPILTHTTHILRPNSVKKGWDSFNILLVVFAILCGIFARKNDDNSAAERNRNVSTTESSSNFNDHHMPPTVSNDRWFETSHDKTYNFGVPETSVNRLRRSSSSYPDLRQVPQWETGQNHSRFSDDFGVNLYRSTASEYDTHRQRRTERQREEQRREKQREEPDVKVIPVDTFESRSSPPEPLLPEEPPPITSSKASQANLKRRRSFQSVPRKDKAEMQRNEAEVDHNEKQEPPPPSPPIPPSLPTELSPPVEKPQKLQRRKSGTKELATAIASLYNQSKRNRRRTKKRDTFVSVSDSPPSADQVLPPATPPPPPPPPPPPPSKVFQNLFKKNRKSKRIHSDPSNVPSPPPPPPLPPPNSIFNNLFKTGSKSKRFQQTSTSTPPPPPPPPPPSSILNNLFKHGTKSRRFKSSISTQTPPPPPPPPPQAHFSTSRRRKSSTQSEPPMQPSRSHSSNWSKPPLPTKPVASYYEDNLNSGSQSPLIPMPPPPPMPPFKMREMNFVPSGDFVRIRTAHSSRCSSPELEDVDVDVDEMPVRSSSETMDCEDSTGPSVSCPSPDVNMKADSFIARLRDEWRLEKMNSMREKSALG encoded by the coding sequence ATGGAACTCGATGGAGACTCTCCACCTATCTGGTCCCAAGCAACAACCACACTCCTCCGTCAACGCCGCCGACAACCACCTTCTCCTCCTATCATCAACCCCGTGATTCTCATCCTTCTCATACCCATTCTCGCTCTCCTCGTCTTGTTCTTTTTGGTTCCTCCTATTCTTACCCACACGACCCATATTCTTCGACCTAATTCTGTGAAAAAGGGATGGGACTCTTTTAATATCTTGCTTGTAGTGTTTGCTATTCTTTGCGGCATATTTGCCCGAAAAAATGATGATAATTCAGCTGCTGAAAGAAATAGGAATGTTTCAACAACTGaatcttcttctaattttaatGATCATCATATGCCGCCTACTGTTTCTAATGATCGATGGTTTGAGACTAGTCATGacaaaacatataattttgGTGTACCTGAAACTAGTGTCAATCGTCTGAGAAGAAGCAGTAGCTCCTATCCTGATCTGAGACAAGTGCCGCAATGGGAAACCGGTCAGAATCATTCTCGCTTTTCTGACGATTTTGGTGTGAATTTGTACCGGTCTACAGCATCGGAATATGATACTCACCGTCAACGGCGGACCGAGAGGCAGAGGGAAGAACAGAGAAGGGAGAAGCAGAGAGAAGAACCTGACGTTAAGGTGATTCCGGTGGATACATTTGAAAGTCGTTCTTCTCCACCTGAACCTTTATTGCCGGAAGAACCTCCTCCGATTACCTCATCAAAGGCATCTCAGGCGAATTTGAAACGGAGAAGATCCTTTCAGAGTGTTCCGCGCAAAGACAAGGCTGAAATGCAGCGTAATGAAGCTGAAGTTGATCACAACGAAAAACAAGAGCCTCCACCACCGTCACCTCCTATCCCGCCGTCGCTGCCAACGGAGCTATCTCCTCCGGTGGAAAAGCCTCAGAAGCTTCAGCGGAGAAAGAGTGGCACAAAGGAATTAGCCACAGCTATTGCCTCATTGTACAATCAGAGTAAGAGAAACAGGAGGAGAACAAAGAAGAGAGATACTTTCGTGAGTGTCTCCGATTCTCCACCATCTGCAGATCAAGTCCTGCCACCAGCTACACCGCCGCCGCCGCCTCCACCACCTCCGCCACCTCCGTCTAAGGTTTTTCAAAACCTATTCAAGAAGAATAGGAAAAGTAAGCGTATACATTCCGATCCTTCCAATGTGCCATCACCTCCTCCTCCTCCACCGCTTCCCCCTCCTAAttcaattttcaacaatttattCAAAACAGGCAGCAAAAGTAAGCGATTCCAGCAAACATCAACATCGACTCCTCCACCTCCTCCACCACCACCTCCACCTTCTTCCATTCTCAATAATTTATTCAAACATGGAACCAAAAGCAGGAGATTCAAATCATCAATTTCGACTCAAACACCACCTCCTCCTCCTCCACCTCCGCCACAAGCACACTTTTCAACATCAAGGCGGAGAAAAAGTTCAACGCAATCTGAACCACCAATGCAACCTTCACGTTCACATTCATCCAATTGGAGCAAACCTCCATTGCCAACAAAACCAGTGGCCAGTTACTACGAAGATAACTTGAACAGTGGCTCGCAATCACCTTTGATACCAATGCCACCTCCGCCTCCTATGCCGCCGTTCAAAATGCGGGAGATGAATTTCGTCCCTTCCGGTGACTTCGTCAGGATACGGACCGCGCACAGCTCTCGCTGCAGCTCACCGGAGCTTGAAGACGTAGACGTTGACGTTGACGAAATGCCCGTCAGATCGTCGTCGGAGACAATGGACTGTGAAGATTCAACGGGGCCGTCGGTCAGTTGCCCGAGTCCGGATGTGAACATGAAAGCGGACTCTTTCATTGCTCGGCTGCGAGATGAGTGGCGATTGGAGAAAATGAATTCAATGCGTGAAAAGAGTGCACTGGGCTGA